ATGGCTGAAGTCGCTTTTTCGGTGGCCAAAGACTGGCAGGGGAAGGGCTTGGGAAAGATTTTAATGAAAAAACTGTCCGAGGCGGCCCGGGAAAACGGCATTGCCGGCCTGACCGCCTATACCTTGCCCGGCAATCAGGGCATGATTCGACTGTTTAAAACCCTGCCGTACAAAATCAGGACCGTTTATGACGGCGAGGTGATTGAATTGAGCTGCAAGTTCGACGAACTCGCCTAAACCGGGTTAAAGGAATTGATCATGAGCAACCATCGTGTTTTGTTTTTGCCCCACAATAAAAAAGTAGATATTCCGCACGGACAAAATCTGATCCGGGCCGCCATGGAAGCGGGCGTTCATATCAATGCCTCCTGTGGCGGCGAAGGCGTCTGCGGCAAATGCCGGGTTCTGATCGAAGACGGCAGTGTCGAGGGGGGCATCAGCGCCAGGTTGTCCAAAGAGGACCAGAAAAAAGGCTACCGGCAGGCCTGCCTGTCCGAGGTCAGAAGCGATCTTGTGGTGCGAATTCCCATAGAATCTGAGATCGATGCCGGTGTTTTGAACCTGCAAAGCACCCCCCGGCGGACCGCCCGGATCCAGGAAATGAATCTTGAGGAGTTGAAAGAAAAAGGCCTTTTTATGCCGCCGGTCGAAAAAAAATACATCCATCTCCCCGAACCCAGCCACCAGGACAACCTGCCGGACGTCACCAGATTGGTCAGTTATCTGCAGCTCAAGCAAAACGAGCATCGTCTGGTGGTAGAACTTCCGGTGATCCGCAAAATCCCGGAGCTTTTAAGACAGGACGGTTTTAGGGTCACGGCAACCCTGGCCCGACCGGTCCAGACCGGCCGCAAGACCCATATCATCAACATTCAGCCGGGGGACACTACCGATCGCAATTATGCCATTGCCTTGGATATTGGCACAACCACCGTTTATGCCCAGTTAATCGACTTGATCAGCGGTAATGTCCTGGCCCAGTTTGGAGAATATAACGGGCAAATCAGCTACGGCGAGGACGTCATCAGCCGGATTGTCTATGCGGAAAAACCCGGGGGATTGGAAAAACTGAGTGAGGCGGTCCTCAACACAATCAACACCTTAATCCGCAAGCTCGTTCGCAAAGCTAAAATCGACGTCGACGAAATTAACTCAATAAATCTGGCGGGCAATACAACCATGACCCAGCTTTTGCTGAAGGTCAATCCAAAATATATCCGGCGCTCACCGTATGTGCCGGCCTCAACCCTGTATCCGCCCATCAAGGCCGTCGATATCGGCATGGAGTTGGCAGATCACGCGACCGCCCTGTTTTATCCGGCCGTGTCGAGTTATGTGGGCGGAGATATTGTTGCCGGTGTCATGGGCTCCGGAATGTATCGCACTGAGAAACTGACGTTGTTTATGGATATCGGCACCAATGCCGAAATTGTGATCGGCAATAAAGACTGGCTGGCGTGTGCGGCCTGCAGTGCCGGGCCTGCCTTTGAAGGCGGCGGCATTGAGTTCGGCATGCGAGCCGCCAGAGGCGCCATCGAAGATTTTTCACTGGATCCCTTTACCTATGAACCCATGAATATCACCATCGGCAATGTAAGACCCAAAGGTATCTGCGGCTCCGGGCTGATTATCATGGTCGCAACCCTGTTTGAAATGGGAATGATCGATAACCAGGGAAAATTCAACCGGGACCTGGATACACCCCGCCTTCGGAAAACCGAGGTCGGTTATGAATATGTGGTCGCCTGGAAGGATGAAACTCAGATCGACCGGGATATCGTCCTCACCGAAGCGGATATCGACAATTTCATCCGCGCCAAGGGTGCTTTGTACAGTGGTTGTCTGACGCTTCTTGAAGAAGTCGGACTGTCTATCGGCGATATTGATCGTATTTTCCTGGCAGGCGGGTTCGGCAGTTATGTGGATCTGGAAAAAGCCATGGTGGTCGGCCTGCTGCCCGAAATCGATCTCGATAAGGTTGCGTTTGTCGGCAACGGTTCCCTGATGGGCGCAAAAATGGCGGCCTTGACGAACCGCATCCGCAAGGATGTGGTGGAAGTCACCCGCAAAATGACCAACTTCGAACTTTCAGAAACGGCATCTTATATGGACAATTACGTGGCAGCGCTTTTTTTGCCCCACACCGACATCAACCAGTTTCCCAAACTGAAAGCGCGCCTTGATGCCCGCAGAGCCCTATTAAAACAAAAATCCGGATAAGAGAACCCAGACTTAAGTACACCCGTAGAACGATAGTTACTCGACCCTTCAACCTCAAATGGAGTAATAAAACTCCAATACACCCTGCGATTTAATTGCGACTCATCTATTGACAAACAAACCTTCTCAATATAAAAGGTCGTATTCGGCACGCTGCGAGGTCAACTTGCGTTGACCTAAAATATTCTAACACCCCTTTTTTATTAATAATAAAATGACTCATAACTGTACAAAACTTTTTTGCGCGCATCTTTTGATCAGTGGCTATAAATCTACCGATGTAGATACTTTTAGTAAAAAAATTAATTTAACGAAAGGAGGACGGATTTTTTTAATTTAGCTCGAAGGGTTCCAACTTTTTGGCACCTTTGGGTTAAAGGATTAGAGTTGAAACTTAACCACCTCGATTTTAACTTTTTTACAAAAGGAGGTATCATTGGGTTTAAACATATTTAAAGAATCCTATACGGGCAAAATAAAAGAAATTACGCTCGGTAAAGGCGCCAAAGCCGTTACCGTCGGTGGGGAAACCTGCTATCCTTTTTACCAGTTTGAAGGTAAAATGCCCCGCAAGCCCGTAGTCGCGATGGAAGTATGGGACATGAAACCGCAGGCGTGGCCGGAGGCTCTACTAGTCCATTACAAGGATGTGGTTTCAGATCCGGCTGCTTGGGCCAAAAAGTGCGTGGATGAATTCGGGGCCGAATTGATTGCGCTTCAACTCAAGAGCACCGATCCCAACGACAAAGATGCCAGCCCTGAAGAGGCCGCCGCAACCGTCAAAAAAGTCCTCAAAGCCATCGATGTTCCCCTGATTGTCTGGGGGACCGGAAACGTCGAAAAGGACGGGGAGGTCTTAAAGAAAGTTGCCGAAGAAACGATGGGCCAGAATCTGATCCTGGGCCCCGTGGAGGATAAAAACCACAAAGGTATCGGTGCTGCTGCCATGGGATATGGCCATACGGTGATTTCATCCTCGCCCATTGACGTGAATCTGGCCAAGCAGATCAATATTCTGCTTGAAAACCTGGGATTGCCCGCGGAGCGCATGATCATCGATCCCACCACCGGCGGGCTGGGTTACGGCCTGGAATATACCTATTCCGTCATGGAACGACTCGGCATGGCGGCCCTGAGCCAGGGTGACGACAAGCTGCAGCTTCCGGTTATCAACAACTTGGCCAACGAAATCTGGAAGTGCAAGGAAGCCGGGCAAACCGCTGCCGAAGCGCCGACCCTTGGTGATCCGGAAAAACGCGGAATCCTGATGGAAGCCGTAGGTGCCGTTATTTACCTGCTGGCCGGTTCCAATGTTCTGTTTATGAGACATCCGGAGGCCATTCGGCTGGCCAGAGCATTTATCGATCTGGCACTTGCGGGCGGGTCAGCGGTTGATGTCGCACCGATTGTCAAAAAGTTAGCTGATGCGGATATTGATTATGCCGCCCTTGCTCCGGAGCCTGACCTGACCATCGAAGGGGAGCCGGCCAAGGCACCTCCGGCGAAAAAGGCTGCACCCAAGGTCGAAAAGAAGGAGGAGCCCAAAAAGAAAGCCGAACCCAAGAAAGCCGAGCCCAAGAAAGCCAAAAAAGAAATAGCCGAAGAAGAGGCCAAGGCCGAAGACGAGGCCGAAGCCAAAGCCAAGGCCGATGCCGAGGCCAAGGCCAAAGCCGAAGCCGATGCCAAGAAAAAAGCCGAGGCCGATGCCAAGGCCAAAGCCGAAGCCGATGCCAAGAAAAAGGCCGAAGTGGATGCCAAGGCCAAGGCCGATGCCGAGGCCAAGAAAAAAGCCGATGCCGATGCCAAGACCAAAGCCGAAGCCGAAGCCAAGGCCAAACAAGCGACTGAAGAACAAGCTGCTCGCGACCAGCGCGCCAAGGAGCGTGACGAGCGTACAGCCCAACTCAAAGCTGCTCCGGCCGCCGAAGTTCCCATGACGCCGGCGGCCGTGCAGAAATCCCAGATGAATAAAATTTTAGACCGGTTGAATCGGACACACAAAAAAACTTGATATTTTAAGGTAAAATGGTCCGGCAAACATTTGCCTGCAAGTATTGCGACAAACCGCTGCTGCAGGCAGATTGCCGGCCGATCAAACAATCACGAGGAGGAACCTCTATGACAGAAGAAATCAAGGAAAAAGCTGCTAAGGAGAAGAAAACAGCGGATGCGGCCGAAGCGAGCATAGATCCTGCTACGCAGCAGATGATCAAGCGCGCCCAGGAGCTGGGCATCGAAACGGTCTTTGACCGGGCTGTGACCATGAAGCCCTGCAACATAGGCATGCAGGGCACCTGCTGTAAAAACTGTGCCATGGGGCCGTGCCGATTGCCGTTGCCCAAGGCCGGCATCGAGGGTGAGGATACCCGCAAAGGGCTGTGCGGTGCCACTGCCAACACGATTGCGGCGCGCAATTTTGCCCGCATGGTGGCGGGCGGCGCGTCGGCCCATTCGGATCATGGGCGCTGCGTGGCCGAGGTTTTCAGGGCGGCAGCCCGCAAGGAATCGGAAGACTATAAGATCAAGGATCCGGTCAAGCTATTGGCGATTGCCCCGCATCTGGGTGTGGCCACCAAGGTGGAGGTGGATGGCGAACAAAAGGACCGCGATCTGGATGAGATTGCGCTGGAGGTAGCGGATAAGGCTCTGGCCGAGTGGGGCAAATCCGAGGGCGAGCTGTTGTATCTTAAGCGGGCGCCGGCGCCGTTGTACGAGCGCTGGAAGAAGCTGGGAGTGCTGCCGCGCAATATCGACCGGGAAGTGGTGGAGATCATGCACCGCACCCACATGGGGGTCGACCAGGATTATAAGAACCTTGTCAAGCAGTGCACGCGGGCGGCTCTGGCCGACGGCTGGGGCGGCAGCATGCTGGCCACCGATCTTCAGGATGTTTTGTTCGGAACGCCGTCGCCGGTGCAGTCCGAGGCCAACCTGGGCATCATGAAGGCCGACCATGTCAATATCATCGTTCACGGCCATGAGCCGGTTTTGTCGGAGATGATCGTGGCCGCGGCCCAGTCCAGGGACATGCTCGATTATGCCAAATCCAAAGGGGCCAAAGGGATTCAACTGGGCGGCATTTGCTGCACCGGCAATGAGATTCTGCAGCGCCACGGCATCCCGCCGGCCGGCACTTTTTTGCAGCAGGAGCTGGCCATCATCACCGGGGCCTGCGATGCCATGGTGGTCGATATCCAGTGTATTTTTCAGAACCTGGCCAACGTGGCCAAGTGTTTTCACACCAAGCTGATCACCACCCATCCGATTGCGCGGATGGAGCAGGCCAATGTGATTCATATCGAGTTTGACGAGCATCATGCCATGGAAGACGCCAAAAAGATTGTGAAGATGGCTATCGACGCTTTTACCGAACGTCGGGCCGAAGTCATGATTCCCAAATACAAAGCCACCCAGATTGCCGGTTTCGGGGTAGAATCGATCGAATACCATCTGGGGGGGACCTTCCGGGGCTCTTACTATACCCTAAACGACAACATCATCAACGGCCGTATCCGCGGGGTGGCCGGCGTGGTGGGCTGCAACAACGCCCGCACCAGGCATAACGAAGCGCACATTACGATTGTCAAAGAGCTGATTAAGAACGACGTGCTGGTGCTGACTACCGG
This genomic interval from Candidatus Desulfatibia profunda contains the following:
- a CDS encoding DUF4445 domain-containing protein, giving the protein MSNHRVLFLPHNKKVDIPHGQNLIRAAMEAGVHINASCGGEGVCGKCRVLIEDGSVEGGISARLSKEDQKKGYRQACLSEVRSDLVVRIPIESEIDAGVLNLQSTPRRTARIQEMNLEELKEKGLFMPPVEKKYIHLPEPSHQDNLPDVTRLVSYLQLKQNEHRLVVELPVIRKIPELLRQDGFRVTATLARPVQTGRKTHIINIQPGDTTDRNYAIALDIGTTTVYAQLIDLISGNVLAQFGEYNGQISYGEDVISRIVYAEKPGGLEKLSEAVLNTINTLIRKLVRKAKIDVDEINSINLAGNTTMTQLLLKVNPKYIRRSPYVPASTLYPPIKAVDIGMELADHATALFYPAVSSYVGGDIVAGVMGSGMYRTEKLTLFMDIGTNAEIVIGNKDWLACAACSAGPAFEGGGIEFGMRAARGAIEDFSLDPFTYEPMNITIGNVRPKGICGSGLIIMVATLFEMGMIDNQGKFNRDLDTPRLRKTEVGYEYVVAWKDETQIDRDIVLTEADIDNFIRAKGALYSGCLTLLEEVGLSIGDIDRIFLAGGFGSYVDLEKAMVVGLLPEIDLDKVAFVGNGSLMGAKMAALTNRIRKDVVEVTRKMTNFELSETASYMDNYVAALFLPHTDINQFPKLKARLDARRALLKQKSG
- a CDS encoding acetyl-CoA decarbonylase/synthase complex subunit delta; this translates as MGLNIFKESYTGKIKEITLGKGAKAVTVGGETCYPFYQFEGKMPRKPVVAMEVWDMKPQAWPEALLVHYKDVVSDPAAWAKKCVDEFGAELIALQLKSTDPNDKDASPEEAAATVKKVLKAIDVPLIVWGTGNVEKDGEVLKKVAEETMGQNLILGPVEDKNHKGIGAAAMGYGHTVISSSPIDVNLAKQINILLENLGLPAERMIIDPTTGGLGYGLEYTYSVMERLGMAALSQGDDKLQLPVINNLANEIWKCKEAGQTAAEAPTLGDPEKRGILMEAVGAVIYLLAGSNVLFMRHPEAIRLARAFIDLALAGGSAVDVAPIVKKLADADIDYAALAPEPDLTIEGEPAKAPPAKKAAPKVEKKEEPKKKAEPKKAEPKKAKKEIAEEEAKAEDEAEAKAKADAEAKAKAEADAKKKAEADAKAKAEADAKKKAEVDAKAKADAEAKKKADADAKTKAEAEAKAKQATEEQAARDQRAKERDERTAQLKAAPAAEVPMTPAAVQKSQMNKILDRLNRTHKKT
- the cooS gene encoding anaerobic carbon-monoxide dehydrogenase catalytic subunit — translated: MTEEIKEKAAKEKKTADAAEASIDPATQQMIKRAQELGIETVFDRAVTMKPCNIGMQGTCCKNCAMGPCRLPLPKAGIEGEDTRKGLCGATANTIAARNFARMVAGGASAHSDHGRCVAEVFRAAARKESEDYKIKDPVKLLAIAPHLGVATKVEVDGEQKDRDLDEIALEVADKALAEWGKSEGELLYLKRAPAPLYERWKKLGVLPRNIDREVVEIMHRTHMGVDQDYKNLVKQCTRAALADGWGGSMLATDLQDVLFGTPSPVQSEANLGIMKADHVNIIVHGHEPVLSEMIVAAAQSRDMLDYAKSKGAKGIQLGGICCTGNEILQRHGIPPAGTFLQQELAIITGACDAMVVDIQCIFQNLANVAKCFHTKLITTHPIARMEQANVIHIEFDEHHAMEDAKKIVKMAIDAFTERRAEVMIPKYKATQIAGFGVESIEYHLGGTFRGSYYTLNDNIINGRIRGVAGVVGCNNARTRHNEAHITIVKELIKNDVLVLTTGCNGIACAMEGLLTPESARVFCGPGLAEVCETVGIPPVLHLGSCVDNSRILLAATEVVNAGGLGKDICDLPAAGSAPEWMSEKAISIGHYFVTSGVYTVFGYHMPLDGAPVFRDYLYNELEKIYGGMWDCEPDPIKHAHKMIAHIDKKRKALGIDKARERVLMDMADRQKLEASSQKD